One Glycine max cultivar Williams 82 chromosome 1, Glycine_max_v4.0, whole genome shotgun sequence genomic window, TTTGAACCTTCTGAACTGAAACAGATTCCAGATGAATTGAATGCTGATAACGGCAACCAAGagcaaaaggaaaaatgaaatgaaaaatatgtatttgacTGCAAACTTCCAACAAGCTAAATCATTCGGTGACCGGTGTAGTAATAGGCAGTCCCTCAGAAGTGAATCAGTTGAAATTGTTTGACTGAAGTCTTGTAACTTGCTTCTGAAAGGGAACATAGCAGTTGGAGCCTCTAGTCATGAAAATAAAGTCAGCGGGGTATAGCACATTAATGTACAATTCTAAGTTTTAAGTGAAGACAAGCATTTTATTTGGAGCTTCCATCTACTTCTTACCGTTATTGTTTAGCTTAATTCCTAAAGACAATATGACCATCTAAAATTTCAGATCTTCTGTCAGTTAATACGTGACAAACAAGTTAACTAGATAGTATTAAGGGCTAGACAAGTTCTAGGTATAATTTATTGTCTTAGCATTTcagttctttatattttttagattctTAAACTAAAAACAAATCTTTAATTTAGGGGTAAGAGAACCATATTAACAACCAAAAGTTAGAAATCAGTAAGTACTGTGAACATCTTACACAAATTCTTAATTGCTTCAAGTAGATATCAATGACAAGTCTACAATAAAAATCAATTGAACTTAGGTTATTCATGATCTACATTAATTTCCATCCCTATTgtattctatttaaaaaaaataaaggcttATTATTTTCACCATATTAAAAATTCCAAGcaacaagaaaataaagaataatattaaaagcaataataaattgtAGCTCAAGGAAAACAAGCCATCCAtctaataagaataagaatcaACAAAGTAACagcaagtaaaaaaatattcgaCCCCCAACTATGAAAAGGTTCCAATTATAACCTATAAGCTGTACAGTAGAACAATTGCAAATATCCACTTACGGAAGTTAAAATTGTACCTGCATCAGAGCAAATTGCAATGAAGAAATGCAGATTTCATCTACTTCCATGACTGTGACAAAGAAACTACTGGAGTTGAtgcttcaaatccttttttgcCATGTATTGCAGATTTCAGCACATTATATTGCTCCGTCACAGAATCATACAGGGCTTTTGTGAATACCTCCTTAGCCTACTCCATAAAAACCCATATTGCACCAATGAAGTTAAAGAAGtaaaagaatattccagataACTTTATCTATTTTTCAAGTTCAGATTGCTGCAGGCCAAAACAATTAGCAGACATGAGCGGAGAACCCAAGGATACAGAATACTGGCTTTATTTACATAGATCATTTAGCTTGAGGTACGATGCTCATCACATTACAAGAAACTATACTCAATTTCTGTAACCAGCAAATATTAGTACATGTACTGTACATCCTAGAATGCATTGGCACAAGTGAGTTTCACTAGACTAGAGGGAAGGAAGTTCATAGGTTCGCATGAGGTACTGTTATTGTTGTGAGGCATCAAAATGTTGTGATTCAAAAGGCACACtgaaatttatttatgtgtGCAACATCAACAAAAGAGATGTATTATTCATACAACTAATACAACAATTTATACAACACCACTCTTTCTCTCTAACACATTATCCATCACACTCCgtacttctttctctctctctcattgttgtgaaatttgtcATACAAATAACATTTCTCAAAGCAAAATGCCACTATATCTGGACTTAATAGCCGTTTATAAATGATGTCATGTTGTATCACATTCTTAAGCAGTCATACTTCTtagtttgaatataaaaaaatgacaagtgacttcttagaaaaaaattggtGCAGTCaatgacaaaataataaatttaattaagtccAGGTGATCGAACTCAACTTACCTTTTCAGGATTTTCACTAGTAGCAGTAGTTTCAGAAAAGCTTAATGCTGGAGCCACTGATATGCCAGTCCCATGAAAGGATATAATTCTTTTCTCCCCAATTTCTTTCTCAACCTGCAAAATTACACGGTctcatttttatgataaaataaaacaaggcAGACTCTCAAAGAGAAGAACACCATACCTTTAGTGGAGGGGGCATTATATCATGGCACAATATCGCCAAAGGATATACATGGCCCGGTGGACCAGAATGTTCAACAAGTCTTCTCATATTATCTACCGAAGAAGTATCAAAGGGTGCCTGAATATTAAAATGCCAAAACATCATAAAATTGGAAATGTAATATACTATGGAACTGGAAATTTTACAATatttcatctttatttataatgtatGACATTCTGAGACATCTCAAGGTCATCATTTTATATGACTACTAGCAAAAAACAAAGGAATTATTAGAACATTTACACTGGTAAACTGACCGCATGCACAAAATAAAACATCGGAAATATATAATAGGCTGAGATATACCCTATACTTGTGACTCCTTTTATCCAGCAGTTTTCATAAATACATAACCCTAAGTACGAGCAGAAACCTAGCATTGAACCTTGGATTCCATCACACTTATTGTCCTTGTATGTTTAAATCCAATTTTCTGTTTACTCAACATAGAATGAAGGACAAATTACATGCAAACCAGCACAAGAGCATAACAACTTAAAATAGAAGTACGGCTTTGACATAGACAACAAGCAGAGAATACAGATAACCCAATAAGCATGGAATATCATTATCAAGAATCTGTTTTCATGCGTAACAGATCACAAGGTAATAAAAAGGAGCAGCAGAGTCAAGAGTGAACTCAAAATTTGAGCCacaaatcatgatttcatttcTAGTCCCCCTCCCCCTCAAAAAAAAGGGAGGGAAATATGTTTTAGACTCTGTACTTTCAGTCTAATGTGGTCAAGGTCCCAACACTTTCATACAATGAATTTGGCCCTCAAACTTTAAAGAACATGGGATTTAGTCCCTCATTTCTAAGAATTCATCGTATTTTTAGAGTTCGGGGAGACTAAATCCACATGTATTTTAAAGTTTGGGGACCCAATTCATCAATATGAAAGTAAAGGGAACTTGACCACGTTTGACCGAaagtatagaaactaaaaacacatttttctaaaaaaataaaagatctaTAGCCCATTGGTGATGAGTCATCCTTGTAGTTTACCCTAACAAAAATGGAATAAGGCTTCACTGTTGTTGTATCAAACACTGGAGTTCAGATAacatttcaattattttcagaaataagaaaattCACTAAGCAACCTTTGCAAACAACTGATTGTGTTTAAATAGGATACTATTTCTGACTCCCATCCCATTTGCTTCTAGACAAAGCTACATGCCTACCTACCTGATACCTTTTGTAAGCATATAACGGAAATAAACATAAAGAATGAGAGTAGAAGTACCCTTCTGGAAGTATAAAAAATTCTAGCTCTCAAAGCCAAtgcaaattacttttttttctacCTAAGTGAAGTTTAGATAAACTTCTCAATAATTacaataagaagaaaataaaaaggtaaaataaatcaaacttccctgacaagttaaaatcaacttgtgCAATTCAATTTTTGTAGAAGTTTTGTCATCTAACATCAAAAGCTGAGGTACATAAGTTAATTCTAATTTATAagagaaatttgatttattttaacttctaTTTCCTATTCCTGTAAGCGCTTGTTATGATGTTTATCCAAGCTATCCCCTAGTCAATGTCAAAAGCTACATTTCTGTAAATGATAGATCTCAGATGTGACAAGTTTGATAGAACTAAAACTGTGACACACTTTTTAGATTTTACTTTAACAAGAGAGTGAACTTACCGGTGCCCATTCTCCGGTGTGGGGATCTGGGCGATCCCTTCCACCACTTGGGGCAATCCAGACTATTTGTGATCCACTCCTGTAGGAAAAGGCCAAGATAATGGACAACTGACCAATCAATAATCATTATTCAGtacatagaaaatatattatctaaAGTAAACATGCCCACTTCTGTTACTTGCTCTTCCCTATAAACATTTGCATTCTAATTTATCTGTTTGCAGATTTCTAGAAAACAAGCACTCAAATTGACGCATTATGGTCTTAATCAAGTGTACTAGGGGCAATGGTTAATAAGCATTTAAGAAACCTATTAAATGCTTCTaattattgaaaagaaaaacaattactaaattatttgttttcaataaaataaatatttgctaTTTTCTTGCCTTAACCAGTACTTAAGGTCAATGGCTAGTTTGcctaaagaaaagaaatcatttAGCCATAAACTAGCAGATATACCTTAAAAGCATAGCCATTTCCTTCAGAGCTCGTATATTTGCATTTCTTTTCATCTCTACAAGAGCTGGATCATCAAGCATGTGCTTTTTAGAGTAAACACAAATGAGATTCCTATTAAAATTGTAAGTAAATAGTTTCAGAAGTCAACTTCATTTATAGAAGGAAATATATagcataaatttttaatttgataaacaGAAGTATAAAATGAACCTGCCAATACTGAATGGTTTGGACAGAGGATCAGTTATAACTCTATCTCCTGCTACATAGGTCTGTAGAACAAATGGCAGAATTCAATTACTTTggaatatttaaatatgtacAGCCTGTGCTTTAAAATAACCAGACAATAAATATGCAAACTTTACCATGTTTTCAGCAATATATGGGAGTCGTGTTTCGAGCAGCAAAGCAATGATGGCTGGATCAGCTTCAGTTTGGTGATTTGACATCAAGATGATGTTGTGTCCCTGCAGTAATTTTTTCatactttcaaaattttcttccaCATCTATGAAAATGTTAACATAGGGCAAATATATACAAGAACCTATAAATCAGAACCAAGTTTGACATTTCATGTAAAGTAGTGGATATTTCTTTCCAGCGTTCTATATCCGGTATACAAGTAATCAGCAGTACTTACAGGAAAAAGTTAGATAGATACAGCATAAGAAATATCAACTAACTAAATATAACTGGAAGTCCAGAAGAATCTTACAATGATTTTATTGGTTTTCTGGtataatagtaatagtaatgCAGATACACAATTAAGAATAGTTCATACTACAATAATGAAACCGATCCAAAGAGCAATGGGAAATTGAAAACAATCACATAATTTGGGTCAACTACTACAATCTAGATCTAAGATTGATTTGATTAATGTTCCACAATCTGCACTGTAGCATACTAGAATTGTAAAGAGTTAACTATGCATATTGTCTTCAACTTTAAGATGAAAGACTTCACATATCTAACAAACATAAACTCCTAATATGTTATATACCTCATGCATAGATGCCAACCTTAGGGTTAAGATAGACATAGCAAAGGGGGAATATTTACATTACTAGCCTCACCCTACTTTGTGAAATAAggttatttaaaatttctacCAATATTTTACATCAAGCAGATAAATAATCCTTCAATATTAACAAAGCATATTAGAAATTGGTACCTGCTTAAGTTTCTCTTCCATTTCAATGAAAAGGGGCATGTTGCCAACATAAGAATTTCTGCAACAAAAATATCACCTTTAAGAATAGCTATAAGGTGTGGGCAAATGGAATAGACATTGTTTTGATACAAGCTGATTATAAATAGGCCCTTAAGTGCCATGAATACAAATGAGGTTTCAGTATACAGATTGCTACATCCCAGGATTATACTTCAGGAAGTACAACAGAGAAGCCTACTTCTGAAGTAATTGGCATGGTTCCAAACCTTGAAATTAACACATGCAGAAAcgtgaacattgaattcattcaGAACCAAGAGCTCAGCCTTCACCAGATACAACCAGGAAGGATCAAGTTAACTAAGATAAAACCACATGAAAAATCACAAGTAGGGAGTTACATCTGAACAAGTGTCATCTTGTTTGCATGCATCACATTCATAATAAATCTCCATTTAAGTGCACATAGAAAACTGAGAAGGATCCCAGTAACAAGACGCAAAATGCTGCAAAGGCATAACTCCAATGAGGTAAAAGAATTTTTAGTCTTATTTTACCATTTCTATCCTATGGTTAACCCATTAgcaacttccaactaatcacaAATGTAATTAAATACTGATAGACACCCTATTGTGTGGCCTGGTGGGCATCCAATTAATGCTAAtcagagaaagaagagaagcagGGAAGGAAGGGGCAGGAACAGAAATAGATTGGAGAAGTCTGTTAGGAGGGAAAGGGAGGAGTCTTGGCAGAATGGACACTTGAAAGTGAGACAATGGGAGAAGGGGATGTCGGAAGCATGGAGAGAGGTAAAAATATGATGGGAGAGGGCTGGAACAGAGGAGGAAGGGGGTATCAAATCTGTGAAGGGAATTCTGTGAGACTTGGACCTCGTGGCAGAGTAGCAtatagctttactgagtttctctttaattttacaTCTACTTCGGAAATTTTTTCCTCTCTATACTTGTTCCTAACATAACAGTGTAGCATACCAAAATCCATCATCCATGTGTCATAAACTcatttgtatttaaaaaaaaaaaaagcaggttAATGTGTTTGTCTATTAACAACCTATGCAGACTTTTCTAAAAGGAAATCTATAGTCAAACTAAAAGTTgctaaaattttctaaaaatgggAGAAATTGAAAACTTCAGCACTCTTGCCCTATAGCTTCACAGTAGACACCAATACAGGACTCGACACAATTAACCTGCAATCCCTCATTGTTCAAGTCTCAAGGTATTTTCATGGGAATCCATAGAGTGTTAATTGTCTGAAATATGTCTCCAAGACACCACAAACCATAGAGTGTGTTCCACTTACAAGCTTTATCAAGGAGAATATTAACTTACATTTCTTTACACGTATAAGATTGTTCACTCATTCTATTTCTACATAAATTGCCCCCTGGAATCTAAATGTTAGTTATCTTACCTACATTCCGATGCATTATGGGATTTCACTAACCACCAAGCAAAAAGTCAAATAGATCAAAGGGCTCAATCAACTATTGGAAGGTGGTGACTCCAGGATTCATACGGGATATGCCTTATTCACAAGTACATTGTATTTTGTACACCATGAGAAGAAACATAAGAATCATCACAACTGCATTGCTATTCGTTCCTGATATCAGTAGCTTCATCACCATGTGTTAAACACGAAGAGACTTCAAAGTTCTAATAGGGCCTGTACATGCACACTGCACGTCAACTTCCCACCCAAAAACATAATCTTTTGGGTTATGGACAATCCGTGCAGATATCTCTTAAATTTCCTAACACATTTTTCACAAATTCCCTGGAACCTAGCTTTTGTAGTAATAAgcttaataaaaatacaaatgccCAATTCAAAGATATAATGTTCGTGCACTAAAATTCAACTAATTATGTGCATAGATGATCAACAACAAAAGACATACATAAACTAAACTGATTGCTACCAaacagaagaaagaagagaaactatAGCTTGTAAACTCACTTGAAATCAACTAAAGGACGGATATAATTCTGACCAAACACGTAGTAGTCAAAAGGCTCTCTCTTTGCTTTGTGGTGTGGTTGAAAGACAAAAGGATCCTGTTAAAGATCAATCTCATGTTCTGAGCATGACAATTAATAACATGAAACAATAGCAAACTAAATGTGCATTAGGCAAGAAGCTatgaaaaattcttaaataaaagATTCCTAGAGTGAGGAAAGTGGAAACAATTAGCAAAGCATATCCTAGAATTCAATCTGACCGTCACATCCAAGAATATGCGATCCAATAAAGCAATCATATTCGACAATACAATCTCCTTTGACTTGGGATCTCCACTTTGGATAACCTGAAATGTGATTGCacacaaaagaaaatgtatCCAAGTTATTTGACTCTTTTAAGtgtcaaaatgataaaaatatgaattagtaTATTAAACTTCAGACTATAACTCAAACTAACTAAACCATTTTGAGTATCATAAACCATCCACACTAAGGCTAGTAAGATGCAGGTAACAAGTAAAGCATGAAAAAGACAAATTTTATTGGTCAAAGCATAAACAAGTGTGTGACATCTCAAATAACTTTATTGCTTGTGAGCATCCATGATTTGATATTGGAATTGATAATCAAGTAACCAACATGTTACAatttacaaacaaatatttttaacacaGCAATAGAAAGAGTACCAGACACCAATATTATAATCAACTATGAATCAATGCATGAAGTAAAGAAACAAGAATCTGACAGCGACAATAGACACAATTTTTCGGAATTGAAGCACTTGACTTTTTGGAGTTCAGTTTCATAGTGAATTATGAGTGTATCTGTTCCCACACCACCGATATTAGGAAAAGTTTAGACATCAACAAGGCAAGTGCAGAATGCATATGCGTATATGAACATAGGACATGAATATCAACATACTGCACTTTTATAGTTATTGTACACTTCTTCCATTCCTGCAGCAACATTAGCAGGCAGAGATCCAGCTTCTACTTCTTTCCTGATTCCAGCTAGAAGCTCTGCAAAATAAACAATGGATATGATATAAGGGAAAATCAATTTTCAGGATTAGAATCaacaaaacagagaaaaaaaataaaatgatttaatttgagGCTTGCCAGAGCATCTTAATCCCAATTTTCCTTGCGAATTAATGGACAACATGATCAAACTTGATAGATTCTTATGGAGCAGAGTAATTTTATCTATAAAGAGTCAGGTAAACTGATACCCTTGGCATCTATAACTGACTGATCATAACATTCTCCCAATGTTCAACTCTAAATCAGAACTTTCTAAATGTCAGAATCTTCACCTCAAACTCCATATTCTGTCaatcaaatcatatatatttttctcatgACAAAATTGCCAATATAATCACGAACTATCAACAAATTTTCACTCTCTCCCTTTCTTAATTCTCTACAACCATTCAATCACATAGGACAAAGCTCAAAACACCAGCCGAATatgaaaaaccaaaacaaataaatcaataataaaataatcaaatcgtTTGCGTGATCATCACCTAACCGAAAAGTAGATAAGAGGGGAAAAAAACAGGGACAATATATTACTTATGCCACCAATTTAACGGTATTTATTTCCAACAACCAGCATCAACCGAAACAAAAACTCCAATCTCTACTTAAAAACCCAAAAACgattataaataaacaaaaataatataaatgaaaaaacccTCGCAGTCTCCTTAAGAAAGCATCTAAACTAACGCTTTCTTGATTCATTTCCATTCGACGTATAaacaaacacaataaaaataaaaataaaaacacaaatcgAGCTAAGCCTCAGTGAGCAAATTCCCTAAGGAACAGAAAGAAACGCAAAAATTGAAGAGGTTCACGACAAAGATACGAAAGAAGCGAAGTGCGaagatagcaaaaaaaaaaaaagagtgaagagagagagagaagtgaacCTTGTTCGTTCCGAGCGTTGAGGAAGGTGCGTGACGAAACCGAAGCGGACATGTTAGCGGGAGAATGTTTAGCGGAGACGAGGTAGCAATTGTTGTTATCTTTGGATTTAACCTTGGGAGTGATGGAGGAGCAACAAGGCGAGGACGACgcagtagaagaagaagaagaagaagaaagttttGAAGAGAGAAACGGAAGAACCCTAGGCGTAGCGAAGAATGTGGTTGTTGGCGGCGTAGAGAGCATAAACATAGTCTTATTATTTGGGAGGTGTGCCACACAGTGGTAAGCCGAAGAACCGGTCGTGCTCATTCTTCATACGAAAGAGAAGGAGAGTGTGTGAAAGAGAGATAGGATCCGCTCCTCAGTCTCAGCCCACACGTGCTTTTTCTCTTGCTGGGGCCCACGCCTCCAACGGAACCAAGACATCAACATATGATACTTTAATGTTtagattaattgaattttaaaaattaatcatcaaaataTGTCACAATTCTTATCAAACGTTTACAAGAGTGATATTACCAACAAAGTTCTTACATTAGTGGATTACCTATGTATGTTATTATGTAATGTAACGATTAAGTCCATATAATATTATCATGCTTGTGTTGAATATTCTTTATTGGATTGGCATGGGTTGTTTTTTTCTCTACGCTTCAATCCATGTGCGATACATATCGCTTTCACTTTGTTCGGTTTATTATTCTTCCATTGAATTCCACATTGGATTAGTATGTGGAATTAGTATGGGTTCTAGTTTAATACGTATGTATTGTATAgtcaaataatcaaaaaaatcatttaagttAGATTTCTAAAATAATCAGTATTAGAAAAGTCTAAATTTTATCGTAcgtgtataaattttttttctcttcctctgcTATTCTCTATATCATGAGTTTCTTTGGGATATATTTTGCTTtgaatttatgtttttgtttaaaccaatcttattttatatcaatGTTATTTATCTAGGTGACCTACTTAGTCAACAATAGACTAAAGTGATACAAATCCCCCTAAAAATTGATAAGACTCTAATTAAATCGGTTTTTTATGTCAACTTTTGATCCAATTTATATGAAATGTAAGGTTGTTGTAACTTGATAGTCTTATTGattaatctaaatttttttaagtcatgGATAAACTAGTTTAAGGAGTTTGAGAATTAAactctctcttttttaaaaaaaataataaaatgatcttTCCATTCATGAAAATTTCAATTACAACATATAGATAATATAGCTTTTGTTGGCTTAAAGAATTTACCGGAAACAAATCTCaaatattaatacaaattaaattgaGATAATCCTAATCATTATCGCTATGCTAAAATAAGGTAAAAATAACGacttaaaaaacttataaatataGCACAAGTTACTCTTTATGGCCATATTAAATACTTACACGAgtagttatatttattaattctttcAAATATATGACTTTCATCATTATTACTTTCAGAATGGAATTTTCTAACGACAATATATATGGCCAATTCATTTAATGCATTATTGTTCcctagttttgttttgtttctgttTGGAAAGAGATTTCCTTTGGAAGTTAATATAAAATGGTTCGTGCAAGTTGGCGGTTTCTCTATCTTAATGTGTTCTAtgctatttttgttaatttatattttttaactcgTATAATCGTATTTGATACCGACATTGTTGCTTCGAAattagagaaaggaaaaaaaattaagacaaatgaataattgatattatttttttccactcTTTTCAATTCGTACCTCACTTCAAAAAAACTCGTGTACCttatagcattttttttctttgaataattaaaagaaacctTCCTTAATAGAAATATCATCTTCATATCAAACCGATCCATTAAAAGTTAATTCGCATGAATCAAGCAACAAGATACGTTATTGTCACACGTACGtactaaaagttaaaatttacaaaaagttATGTAAGTACTCAACATTTATTTTACTCAAGGAACAcagtattttattaaattatgaacTAATTAATTGACGAGGAGTTAGATGCAATGTAAACGTCACGAAATGTCATTATAAATCAGGATAACAGTTTAAGACTTGGACACACCTTTAAAAAAGCAATGGGGAGGatctaattattgtttttatgtataaaagaactAACTCTACGCACTATTAAAAGGATTAACAATGAGAATAAAACATATTAGCTCAAACAAGCTGCCAAGTACCAGGGACGGATCAAGGTGGCAACCATGGGCCCTAAAACCCTCCCATATATTTTAGTTGTCTACATTAGTAATtagtaatttatataaaaaaaacctagGACAAAAACTGTTACGTGCTGAGTATGAGAAGTTGATTTTCAAGGTCCAGTATCtcatgaagaagaagagaagaagactAAAGGAAATAATTctgtatttttattgattatctTGCTTTATTACAGGACTATTTATAATACTTTCCTAATAGCTGAATTTGTCATTTTGCTATGTAGGAATATTACAAATAACAGATTTGTTATCTTTGTCCCCTGATGACAGACAACTTATTCTAGCAAAATTATGCTACCAGCACTACTAGTATAACCAATTTCTCTATATGAAGTCTTTAAGGTACGATGACTTTGTGATCCTCCTCTTAGGCTTGTCTACTTTCTGCACCCATGCTTGCACCTTTGATTCCATCTTTGTGTCTGCGTTTTGTGCTACTTCCTTTGGTTCCTTATCAAATGCCTTCTACCTATCACTTCTAGCCCCCGtcaaaaacaccttgtcctcaaggtgttggGGCTTCAACGCATGGCTTCCAAAAGTGATACCGGGATCCCGAGGTCTATTCCGGTGCACCTGGGTTAGCAATTGTGCATAATGCAAAGGCAACTGGTTGGAGCTTGTATGCGGTCATGGCAGTCCCATAAAGAGGAACAATGCTGATGAGCTTGTTGAAGGAAATGGCAGTGCGAACGAGACCGAGATTGAGCAGATGAAGAGCAGGCATAGGAAGTAGACCCGACAATGGTGGAAGGAATGGTTGCACGGGTGCAGGACATGGAGGCGCAGTCAGCATGGGAAGCGAAGGCGGCATGGACGGCGGAGTCAGCATGGTTGATGAAGTCGGCGTGGGTAGCGGAGTAGGCAAGGGTGATTGGTTGTGTTGCATCGGTACGAGGCATGGAGGTGCAGTCAGCCTGGAAGGTGGAGGCGACGGTGGTGACTGCACGGAGGAAGAAGATGGGTGGTGGCTGGTTCTCGAAGGCAGTTTTAGAAGAAGGGCATCCAGTGTGGATTCGAGGTGGAGTTGAGCTGCAACAAGTTTGACCATGGCGGCCTTAAGGCGATCCTTGCGAGCGGCAGAAAATTCGGCATCCGCCATTCGAGGTGAGTGCTGAAATGGAAGGGAAGGTGGTTGCCGATGGAGGGTAGTGTTGAGAGGAAGCAATGAAGAGAGGTGGTTTGGCGGGTGGTGTGGGTTGCGGTAGTTGAAGCTGGTATGACAACCATGGAAGACAATCATGAGCTCTCAATGAAAACACCAAATGTTAGGTGCTGAGTATGAGAAGTTGGTTTCGAAGGTCTAATACCtcttgaagaagaagagaagaagaagactaGAGGGAATAATTCTATATTTTCATTGATTATCTTGCTTTATTACAAGGCTATTTATAATACTTTCCTAATAACTGAATTTGTCATTTTGCTATGCAGGAATATTACAAATAACAAATTTGTTATCTTTGTCCCCTGATGGCAGATGACTTATTCTAGCAAGATTATGCTACCAGCACAACCAATTTCCCTATATGAAATCTTTAAGTTACGATGGCTTTGTGATCCTCCTCTTAGGCTTGTTTACTTTCGGCACCCCTTCTTTGATTCTATCTTTGTACCTCTGTTTTGTGCTACTTCCTTTGGTTCCTTATCA contains:
- the LOC100789434 gene encoding glycerol-3-phosphate acyltransferase, chloroplastic; the protein is MSTTGSSAYHCVAHLPNNKTMFMLSTPPTTTFFATPRVLPFLSSKLSSSSSSSTASSSPCCSSITPKVKSKDNNNCYLVSAKHSPANMSASVSSRTFLNARNEQELLAGIRKEVEAGSLPANVAAGMEEVYNNYKSAVIQSGDPKSKEIVLSNMIALLDRIFLDVTDPFVFQPHHKAKREPFDYYVFGQNYIRPLVDFKNSYVGNMPLFIEMEEKLKQGHNIILMSNHQTEADPAIIALLLETRLPYIAENMTYVAGDRVITDPLSKPFSIGRNLICVYSKKHMLDDPALVEMKRNANIRALKEMAMLLRSGSQIVWIAPSGGRDRPDPHTGEWAPAPFDTSSVDNMRRLVEHSGPPGHVYPLAILCHDIMPPPLKVEKEIGEKRIISFHGTGISVAPALSFSETTATSENPEKAKEVFTKALYDSVTEQYNVLKSAIHGKKGFEASTPVVSLSQSWK